One segment of Coleofasciculaceae cyanobacterium DNA contains the following:
- a CDS encoding winged helix-turn-helix domain-containing protein, which produces MLIDGKKYTYRQLIEETGLSRSTLHRRIKALKQSGVPLTMGAIIQFPTNWAFHDRNGTFYSSKSDFALKNNIPYYEMFQNSNSDTKQGLAK; this is translated from the coding sequence ATGTTGATTGACGGCAAAAAATATACTTATCGCCAGCTAATTGAAGAAACAGGTTTATCTAGAAGTACACTGCATAGAAGAATCAAGGCTTTAAAACAATCTGGTGTTCCTTTGACAATGGGGGCAATTATCCAGTTCCCGACTAATTGGGCTTTTCACGATCGCAACGGTACTTTTTACTCTTCTAAAAGTGATTTTGCCCTCAAGAATAATATTCCTTACTATGAAATGTTTCAAAATTCTAATTCTGACACAAAACAAGGATTGGCAAAATAG